From one Trifolium pratense cultivar HEN17-A07 linkage group LG1, ARS_RC_1.1, whole genome shotgun sequence genomic stretch:
- the LOC123890943 gene encoding uncharacterized protein LOC123890943, protein MAEQRTLRQLAAPDVNYNGLCIQYTNVDIPFELKSGLIHLLPKFHGLAGEDPHKHLKEFQVVCSTPLRPEGITEDHIKLRAFPFSLQGAAKDWLYYLEPNSVSTWNDLKKVFLERYFPASRAASIRKEICGLLPMDRNILDAASGGALVDKTPAAAKALIENMSLNSQQFTTRNNSASVNEIQSSSSSIKALETKFDARIDELTSLVKKLAVSKAQPAKVCGICTSSEHPTDTCPILQNETITELPQAYTAAAALYNQNRYNNPDLSTNKYHPSWRNHQNLQYGNQSQAAAPAAPPATSSLEDLVKQLAQRTDASIQNLTTQMGQMANAIGQLQAQGSGNLPAQTVLNPNVNVSAITLRSGRVSEPAPEKKKKKTVASSSAPEPPSVTIETEPEKERKNIKKTVEEDKEILDVFRKCAVNIPLLDAIKQIPKYAKFLKDLCTHKRKLKENERVSLGRNVSAFIQPKTGSSANVSVISQTMPEKCDDPGVFAIPCSIGDRKFENCMLDLGAGINVMPTSIYNNLDLGPLQPTGLIVQLANRSNARPAGKVEDVLVQVNDLILPADFYILDMEGETNSSRAPIILGRPFMRTARTKVDVYDGTMSMEFGDIVAKFNIFDAMKHPVEEHSVFYMDLVTNTNLCSVCAKIESDLQDNNIHTGEVVVNEAVCTVKVLDIPAAPTKHSHDKEKTTHFHDKMISKKKFSVGQKVLLFKSRLKDMVGKFRSKWIGPFVVTNVFPSGAIEIKSTGTGKVFKAKGQRLKLLHKSVEGLPPKPPDIEAPAATP, encoded by the exons ATGGCTGAACAAAGAACACTAAGGCAGCTTGCTGCTCCTGATGTCAATTACAATGGTCTATGCATTCAATATACTAACGTTGATATTCCTTTTGAATTGAAATCTGGTTTGATACATTTGTTGCCCAAGTTTCATGGTCTTGCAGGTGAGGATCCGCATAAGCATTTGAAGGAATTTCAGGTAGTTTGTTCTACACCATTGAGGCCTGAAGGTATCACGGAAGACCACATCAAGTTGAGAGCCTTTCCATTCTCGTTACAAGGTGCTGCTAAAGACTGGCTCTACTACCTTGAGCCAAATTCTGTTTCAACTTGGAATGATCTGAAGAAGGTCTTTCTAGAGAGATACTTTCCCGCTTCTAGAGCAGCatcaatcagaaaagaaatatgcg GGTTGCTACCAATGGATCGAAACATTTTGGATGCTGCAAGTGGTGGAGCACTTGTTGATAAAACTCCAGCTGCTGCAAAGGCCTTGATCGAAAACATGTCACTCAACTCGCAACAGTTTACAACCAGAAATAATTCTGCAAGTGTAAATGAGATTcagtcttcctcttcctccatcAAGGCGCTCGAAACCAAGTTTGATGCTAGAATTGATGAACTTACTTCCTTGGTGAAAAAATTGGCAGTTAGCAAAGCTCAACCAGCAAAAGTGTGTGGTATTTGTACTTCTTCTGAGCACCCGACTGATACATGCCCCATTCTACAAAATGAAACAATAACTGAGCTTCCTCAAGCATATACAGCAGCAGCAGCCCTTTACAATCAAAACAGGTACAACAATCCTGACCTCTCCACCAACAAATATCACCCTAGTTGGAGGAATCATCAAAACCTCCAATATGGGAATCAGTCACAAGCTGCAGCCCCTGCTGCCCCACCAGCCACTTCTTCATTGGAAGACCTTGTCAAGCAACTGGCACAACGAACAGATGCTAGCATTCAGAACCTGACAACGCAGATGGGACAAATGGCCAATGCAATAGGCCAACTACAAGCTCAAGGCTCGGGTAACCTTCCTGCACAAACAGTGCTGAATCCGAATGTGAATGTGAGTGCAATTACTTTGAGATCCGGAAGAGTGTCAGAACCAGctccagagaaaaagaagaagaaaaccgttGCATCATCATCTGCTCCTGAACCTCCTTCTGTTACAATTGAGACCGAAcccgaaaaagaaaga AAAAATATCAAGAAGACAGTTGAGGAAGACAAGGAGATTTTAGATGTATTCAGAAAATGTGCGGTTAACATTCCTCTCCTTGACGCAATTAAACAGATTCCTAAATATGCAAAATTCCTGAAAGACTTGTGCACACACAAGAGGAAGTTGAAGGAAAATGAGAGAGTCAGTTTGGGACGAAATGTTTCTGCTTTCATTCAGCCCAAAActggttcctcagctaatgtctCAGTTATCAGTCAGACCATGCCAGAAAAGTGTGATGATCCAGGAGTTTTTGCTATTCCCTGTTCCATTGGGGATCGCAAGTTTGAAAATTGTATGCTTGATCTGGGAGCAGGTATTAATGTTATGCCTACTTCCATTTATAATAACCTTGATCTTGGTCCTTTGCAGCCTACAGGTTTAATCGTGCAATTAGCAAACAGGAGCAATGCCCGCCCTGCTGGGAAGGTAGAAGATGTCCTGGTGCAAGTTAATGACTTGATTCTTCCTGCAGATTTCTACATTCTAGACATGGAGGGAGAAACTAATTCCAGCAGGGCACCCATCATTCTAGGCCGACCATTCATGAGAACGGCaagaacaaaagttgatgtttatGATGGAACCATGTCCATGGAGTTTGGCGACATTGTCGCTAAGTTTAACATTTTTGATGCCATGAAACATCCCGTGGAAGAACATTCTGTTTTTTATATGGATTTAGTTACTAACACTAACCTTTGCTCTGTTTGTGCTAAGATTGAATCTGATTTGCAGGATAATAACATTCATACAGGTGAAGTTGTTGTCAATGAGGCAGTCTGTACGGTTAAAGTTCTTGACATTCCGGCTGCCCCAACCAAACACTCCCATGATAAAGAAAAGACTACGCACTTCCATGATAAGATGatttccaaaaagaaattttctgTTGGCCAAAAAGTCTTGCTGTTTAAGTCTCGCCTGAAAGATATGGTTGGTAAGTTTCGATCCAAGTGGATTGGCCCCTTTGTCGTGACTAATGTTTTTCCTTCTGGTgctatagaaattaaaagtacAGGTACTGGCAAGGTTTTCAAAGCAAAAGGACAGCGGTTGAAGCTGCTCCATAAAAGTGTGGAAGGGCttccaccaaaaccaccagacatagAAGCGCCAGCCGCTACACCTTag
- the LOC123906709 gene encoding uncharacterized protein LOC123906709 produces the protein MGKQKYAENTYGGATTPLPLPPLLRTLISSLFNSSDKNSFLSFSLNYKLFQTLRFIILTFYLFLLRFIPSFFFIQKYEESVKFTHDTRNDTAIGRALSQLLSALNDIPVSSRKYEVVRSLTEKIIDDNHLDGVHSLREVNRVALSTAFGRALNQLEGKVAEREGEVEREGDGVEYYRMMRRRIWKVVRAVGWRVRGGEGGLGGVPAEKLAAELVWMVKKMVECGCADEGIHRWAAASNLGFLALSADPRLQSSLVKLAAFLFKEAKDLGVDEIEESKIKQCMQVKLKMLQTWLPLLCRASNGTDAPALSINERAGLERVLEDIIEELEQEKQEQILSLWLHHFTHCSSSDWPNLHSCYARWCCKSRKQLLLLNEN, from the exons ATGGGGAAGCAGAAATACGCGGAAAATACGTACGGCGGCGCCACCACTCCGCTTCCACTTCCGCCGCTCCTCCGAACCCTAATTTCATCCCTTTTCAACTCCTCCGACAAAAACTCCTTCCTTTCATTCTCTCTCAACTACAAACTCTTCCAAACCCTCCGTTTCATAATCCTCACTTTTTACCTTTTTCTCCTTCGTTTCATTCCTTCTTTTTTCTTCATTCAAAAATACGAAGAATCCGTCAAATTCACACACGATACACGAAACGACACCGCAATTGGACGCGCTCTTTCTCAGCTTCTTTCCGCGTTAAACGATATTCCAGTTAGTTCAAGAAAGTATGAAGTTGTTCGATCGTTAACGGAGAAGATTATTGATGATAATCATCTCGACGGTGTTCATTCGTTGCGTGAGGTTAACCGTGTTGCTTTATCGACTGCGTTTGGGAGAGCGTTGAATCAGTTGGAAGGGAAGGTAGCGGAGAGAGAAGGAGAAGTTGAACGTGAAGGAGATGGTGTGGAGTATTATAGGATGATGAGGCGGAGGATATGGAAGGTGGTTAGGGCGGTGGGATGGAGGGTGAGAGGAGGAGAGGGAGGTTTGGGTGGTGTTCCGGCGGAGAAATTGGCGGCGGAATTGGTTTGGATGGTTAAGAAGATGGTGGAGTGTGGCTGCGCCGACGAAGGGATTCATCGATGGGCGGCAGCGTCCAATTTGGGTTTCCTGGCTCTTTCTGCTGACCCTCGTTTGCAGTCTTCCCTAGTCAAACTTGCAG CATTCCTGTTCAAAGAAGCCAAAGACTTGGGCGTAGATGAAATTGAGGAAAGCAAGATAAAGCAATGCATGCAGGTAAAGTTAAAGATGTTACAGACATGGCTGCCATTGTTGTGCAGGGCCAGTAATGGCACAGATGCCCCAGCATTGAGTATCAATGAGAGGGCTGGGTTAGAGAGAGTGTTAGAAGACATTATAGAGGAATTGGAACAAGAGAAGCAGGAACAGATTCTTTCTCTTTGGCTCCACCATTTTACACATTGCTCATCCTCTGACTGGCCAAACCTCCATTCATGTTATGCTCGCTGGTGCTGTAAATCTCGCAAGCAGTTGCTACTTTTGAATGAAAATTGA
- the LOC123906720 gene encoding metacaspase-1-like isoform X4: protein MATRRARCSKCGRAILVPIELEEYGYATSITMICSGCNSRGFSQQPDYPFVNNNAPPPPAYGRRLSWPQTLMAPQHSMAPPSPYDEPGERNPMRIPTKYNMRMAMRWLVEGCQPGDSLVLHFSAHGSREVDHSMDEVDGYDEAICPVDYESEGKILDDEINATIVRPLPHGAKLHAVIDTCFSGTVLDLPFMCRINRKGYYGWEDHRHPRAGYKGTRGGLAVCISACDDDGSAADTSAFSGMESAGALTYSFIQAMQVGRNLTYGQLLNGMRSTIRGAREKFGPDYQEHVMENRQQYAHEPQLSSSEKFDIYSKYIAM from the exons ATGGCAACCAGAAGAGCAAGATGCAGCAAGTGTGGCAGGGCAATACTAGTGCCAATAGAACTAGAAGAGTATGGCTATGCCACTTCCATAACTATGATATGTTCTGGTTGCAACTCTCGAGGTTTCTCCCAGCAACCCGATTACCCTTTTGTCAACAACAACGCACCTCCTCCTCCCGCCTATGGGAGACGTTTGTCTTGGCCGCAGACACTGATGGCCCCGCAACATTCAATGGCACCTCCTTCTCCATATG ATGAACCAGGGGAGAGAAATCCGATGAGAATCCCAACAAAATATAACATGCGAATGGCAATGAGGTGGTTGGTTGAAGGTTGTCAACCAGGGGATTCATTGGTGCTTCACTTCTCAGCACATGGATCAAGGGAAGTGGACCATAGCATGGATGAGGTTGATGGGTATGATGAAGCTATATGCCCCGTTGATTATGAGAGCGAGGGGAAGATTCTCGACGATGAAATCAACGCTACAATTGTTAGGCCTCTACCTCATGGTGCCAAACTTCATGCTGTCATCGATACATGCTTTAGTGGGACAGTTCTTGATTTACCATTTATGTGCAGGATTAACAG AAAAGGTTATTATGGATGGGAAGATCATAGACACCCCAGAGCTGGCTACAAAGGCACAAGAGGTGGGCTAGCAGTTTGCATTTCAgcttgtgatgatgatggaagtGCAGCAGACACATCG GCTTTTAGCGGTATGGAAAGTGCTGGTGCCTTGACTTACAGTTTCATCCAAGCCATGCAAGTTGGACGTAACCTGACTTATGGTCAATTGCTAAATGGCATGCGTTCTACAATCCGCGGAGCTAGAGAAAAGTTTGGTCCAGATTATCAAGAGCATGTCATGGAGAATCGACAGCAGTATGCTCAT GAGCCACAACTGTCGAGTTCtgagaaatttgatatttattcGAAGTATATTGCAATGTGA
- the LOC123906720 gene encoding metacaspase-1-like isoform X2, with translation MATRRARCSKCGRAILVPIELEEYGYATSITMICSGCNSRGFSQQPDYPFVNNNAPPPPAYGRRLSWPQTLMAPQHSMAPPSPYGNKRAVLFGISYGNRANSLKDEPGERNPMRIPTKYNMRMAMRWLVEGCQPGDSLVLHFSAHGSREVDHSMDEVDGYDEAICPVDYESEGKILDDEINATIVRPLPHGAKLHAVIDTCFSGTVLDLPFMCRINRKGYYGWEDHRHPRAGYKGTRGGLAVCISACDDDGSAADTSAFSGMESAGALTYSFIQAMQVGRNLTYGQLLNGMRSTIRGAREKFGPDYQEHVMENRQQYAHEPQLSSSEKFDIYSKYIAM, from the exons ATGGCAACCAGAAGAGCAAGATGCAGCAAGTGTGGCAGGGCAATACTAGTGCCAATAGAACTAGAAGAGTATGGCTATGCCACTTCCATAACTATGATATGTTCTGGTTGCAACTCTCGAGGTTTCTCCCAGCAACCCGATTACCCTTTTGTCAACAACAACGCACCTCCTCCTCCCGCCTATGGGAGACGTTTGTCTTGGCCGCAGACACTGATGGCCCCGCAACATTCAATGGCACCTCCTTCTCCATATGGTAACAAGAGGGCTGTCTTATTTGGTATTAGTTATGGTAATCGTGCTAACAGCCTTAAAG ATGAACCAGGGGAGAGAAATCCGATGAGAATCCCAACAAAATATAACATGCGAATGGCAATGAGGTGGTTGGTTGAAGGTTGTCAACCAGGGGATTCATTGGTGCTTCACTTCTCAGCACATGGATCAAGGGAAGTGGACCATAGCATGGATGAGGTTGATGGGTATGATGAAGCTATATGCCCCGTTGATTATGAGAGCGAGGGGAAGATTCTCGACGATGAAATCAACGCTACAATTGTTAGGCCTCTACCTCATGGTGCCAAACTTCATGCTGTCATCGATACATGCTTTAGTGGGACAGTTCTTGATTTACCATTTATGTGCAGGATTAACAG AAAAGGTTATTATGGATGGGAAGATCATAGACACCCCAGAGCTGGCTACAAAGGCACAAGAGGTGGGCTAGCAGTTTGCATTTCAgcttgtgatgatgatggaagtGCAGCAGACACATCG GCTTTTAGCGGTATGGAAAGTGCTGGTGCCTTGACTTACAGTTTCATCCAAGCCATGCAAGTTGGACGTAACCTGACTTATGGTCAATTGCTAAATGGCATGCGTTCTACAATCCGCGGAGCTAGAGAAAAGTTTGGTCCAGATTATCAAGAGCATGTCATGGAGAATCGACAGCAGTATGCTCAT GAGCCACAACTGTCGAGTTCtgagaaatttgatatttattcGAAGTATATTGCAATGTGA
- the LOC123906720 gene encoding metacaspase-1-like isoform X3, which translates to MATRRARCSKCGRAILVPIELEEYGYATSITMICSGCNSRGFSQQPDYPFVNNNAPPPPAYGRRLSWPQTLMAPQHSMAPPSPYGNKRAVLFGISYDEPGERNPMRIPTKYNMRMAMRWLVEGCQPGDSLVLHFSAHGSREVDHSMDEVDGYDEAICPVDYESEGKILDDEINATIVRPLPHGAKLHAVIDTCFSGTVLDLPFMCRINRKGYYGWEDHRHPRAGYKGTRGGLAVCISACDDDGSAADTSAFSGMESAGALTYSFIQAMQVGRNLTYGQLLNGMRSTIRGAREKFGPDYQEHVMENRQQYAHEPQLSSSEKFDIYSKYIAM; encoded by the exons ATGGCAACCAGAAGAGCAAGATGCAGCAAGTGTGGCAGGGCAATACTAGTGCCAATAGAACTAGAAGAGTATGGCTATGCCACTTCCATAACTATGATATGTTCTGGTTGCAACTCTCGAGGTTTCTCCCAGCAACCCGATTACCCTTTTGTCAACAACAACGCACCTCCTCCTCCCGCCTATGGGAGACGTTTGTCTTGGCCGCAGACACTGATGGCCCCGCAACATTCAATGGCACCTCCTTCTCCATATGGTAACAAGAGGGCTGTCTTATTTGGTATTAGTTATG ATGAACCAGGGGAGAGAAATCCGATGAGAATCCCAACAAAATATAACATGCGAATGGCAATGAGGTGGTTGGTTGAAGGTTGTCAACCAGGGGATTCATTGGTGCTTCACTTCTCAGCACATGGATCAAGGGAAGTGGACCATAGCATGGATGAGGTTGATGGGTATGATGAAGCTATATGCCCCGTTGATTATGAGAGCGAGGGGAAGATTCTCGACGATGAAATCAACGCTACAATTGTTAGGCCTCTACCTCATGGTGCCAAACTTCATGCTGTCATCGATACATGCTTTAGTGGGACAGTTCTTGATTTACCATTTATGTGCAGGATTAACAG AAAAGGTTATTATGGATGGGAAGATCATAGACACCCCAGAGCTGGCTACAAAGGCACAAGAGGTGGGCTAGCAGTTTGCATTTCAgcttgtgatgatgatggaagtGCAGCAGACACATCG GCTTTTAGCGGTATGGAAAGTGCTGGTGCCTTGACTTACAGTTTCATCCAAGCCATGCAAGTTGGACGTAACCTGACTTATGGTCAATTGCTAAATGGCATGCGTTCTACAATCCGCGGAGCTAGAGAAAAGTTTGGTCCAGATTATCAAGAGCATGTCATGGAGAATCGACAGCAGTATGCTCAT GAGCCACAACTGTCGAGTTCtgagaaatttgatatttattcGAAGTATATTGCAATGTGA
- the LOC123906720 gene encoding metacaspase-3-like isoform X1, giving the protein MATRRARCSKCGRAILVPIELEEYGYATSITMICSGCNSRGFSQQPDYPFVNNNAPPPPAYGRRLSWPQTLMAPQHSMAPPSPYGNKRAVLFGISYGNRANSLKGSLNDVHCMKYFLTQNLGFPADSIHMLTYEPGERNPMRIPTKYNMRMAMRWLVEGCQPGDSLVLHFSAHGSREVDHSMDEVDGYDEAICPVDYESEGKILDDEINATIVRPLPHGAKLHAVIDTCFSGTVLDLPFMCRINRKGYYGWEDHRHPRAGYKGTRGGLAVCISACDDDGSAADTSAFSGMESAGALTYSFIQAMQVGRNLTYGQLLNGMRSTIRGAREKFGPDYQEHVMENRQQYAHEPQLSSSEKFDIYSKYIAM; this is encoded by the exons ATGGCAACCAGAAGAGCAAGATGCAGCAAGTGTGGCAGGGCAATACTAGTGCCAATAGAACTAGAAGAGTATGGCTATGCCACTTCCATAACTATGATATGTTCTGGTTGCAACTCTCGAGGTTTCTCCCAGCAACCCGATTACCCTTTTGTCAACAACAACGCACCTCCTCCTCCCGCCTATGGGAGACGTTTGTCTTGGCCGCAGACACTGATGGCCCCGCAACATTCAATGGCACCTCCTTCTCCATATGGTAACAAGAGGGCTGTCTTATTTGGTATTAGTTATGGTAATCGTGCTAACAGCCTTAAAGGTTCTCTCAATGATGTTCATTGCATGAAATACTTTCTCACTCAAAACTTGGGTTTCCCTGCTGATTCCATTCACATGCTCACAT ATGAACCAGGGGAGAGAAATCCGATGAGAATCCCAACAAAATATAACATGCGAATGGCAATGAGGTGGTTGGTTGAAGGTTGTCAACCAGGGGATTCATTGGTGCTTCACTTCTCAGCACATGGATCAAGGGAAGTGGACCATAGCATGGATGAGGTTGATGGGTATGATGAAGCTATATGCCCCGTTGATTATGAGAGCGAGGGGAAGATTCTCGACGATGAAATCAACGCTACAATTGTTAGGCCTCTACCTCATGGTGCCAAACTTCATGCTGTCATCGATACATGCTTTAGTGGGACAGTTCTTGATTTACCATTTATGTGCAGGATTAACAG AAAAGGTTATTATGGATGGGAAGATCATAGACACCCCAGAGCTGGCTACAAAGGCACAAGAGGTGGGCTAGCAGTTTGCATTTCAgcttgtgatgatgatggaagtGCAGCAGACACATCG GCTTTTAGCGGTATGGAAAGTGCTGGTGCCTTGACTTACAGTTTCATCCAAGCCATGCAAGTTGGACGTAACCTGACTTATGGTCAATTGCTAAATGGCATGCGTTCTACAATCCGCGGAGCTAGAGAAAAGTTTGGTCCAGATTATCAAGAGCATGTCATGGAGAATCGACAGCAGTATGCTCAT GAGCCACAACTGTCGAGTTCtgagaaatttgatatttattcGAAGTATATTGCAATGTGA